Below is a window of Deltaproteobacteria bacterium DNA.
GTCATCATGAAGGGATTGAAAGATATCACGGCAGGATCGGAGGCGATCGTCCTCTTCATATACGCCGTGTACACCCTTATCCTGAAAGAGATCCCGGGGAGAGCTGCGGATCAGCGATCCTTTGAAAGGCTTCTTCTCCAGAGTCTCCTGAACGATGCCGACTTCGCCCGCTCCGTTTTTACCGCATACCACGATACGTTTATCGATATATTCACCAGAAGCCTTCACATCGCCATCCAACAGGGCGATATCATTCAATTACCGATTTCAGAGGGAAACCGCATATGGTTTGCCCATCACCTGGCCATGGGCTTGCAGCTGATCTTCATGACAGGAGTTCCCGCCTATGAATATCATCTG
It encodes the following:
- a CDS encoding helix-turn-helix transcriptional regulator, with protein sequence MKTRRIKLTAEERKHLIIKAARPLFAAHGFKGTSVRMIAESANVSEALLYKHFPDKEAIYREMFKYSLSQIKVIMKGLKDITAGSEAIVLFIYAVYTLILKEIPGRAADQRSFERLLLQSLLNDADFARSVFTAYHDTFIDIFTRSLHIAIQQGDIIQLPISEGNRIWFAHHLAMGLQLIFMTGVPAYEYHLSKDELVNEGVIYSLRGMGMTDTAIHKYFKPDELRAYVTKLIGLKSPIQ